Part of the Spinacia oleracea cultivar Varoflay chromosome 5, BTI_SOV_V1, whole genome shotgun sequence genome, TGAAATACATGTGTCggaatttatttttgaaatgtATGAATGAATAGAGAGAAGCAAACAAGTGTAGATTGCCTGAAGTTATAGTACATGAGCAGTTTGTTTGCTTCAGTCATGCCATAGTTATTCTTGGTGCATATTCTATACAACACATACGCATAGGCATTTAGGTTCTGTTTGGTTTGCCGTAAAACTTTACAGTGTAATTTTTTCatggaatttttttttccaggTAAAAGCACAATTCAAAATtacttttcctttgtttggttccttaacaGAACATTAATGGGAAAATAAAAATGTGAGAATATTGATGGAAAGAAGTAAGATAGAAAAGGAGGAAAAATGAAAAAGGTGGTTTTCATTCTTTTCAAATGGAAACTATTTTTCACACTTGAGACACttattgaaaattgttttccatcactcGCCAGACCAAACATATGattaaaaagggaaaaaatattttacacTCTATTAAACGGGGCCTTACGTTGATTCGGAATCTTGATACGTagtgaaaatccttgataaacgGCCCTATGACTTAGTTCCAGGTTTTGTGACATAAAAGAAAATACTTTCCTTTAGAAAAACAATTGTATTAGATCGTAAAACCACAATTatatgtaaaaaaataaaatattacatCGACTACAATGGAAATAATGAAAACATCCCTCAAAACAAAGAAAGTGGAAATATGAAAACATCATGCAAAGAAATATTTCCGACTAGAGTGTTGTCGTCGTTAGTGCTCTTTCCTTGCTCGAACGTATGTCCCTATGTACCGAAAACTGACCAGGCTGACTTGAATGCAATAAGGAAACCCGGCCCGTTGATTTAACTAATAAGCTTGTAGTTATTAATATTTAGAGGTTCTCTTATGAAGCTTTGAAGCAGTTAGAATAATGAGCAAGAGAAATGCAATAGCCCCCATTAAAGAAAGGGCAACAGAAGCCGTAACTTGGTGGCAAAATTTAGCATACATATTACAAATCTTTTTCCATTGTAAATGTGAGTTTCCTTTTATACCTATTAGCCCGATTGCACCCGTTCCTCCGATGCTGGAAAACAACAACGCAACCATCATTAAATCTGCAACCAATATCATCAAACGCGAAACACCCACTTTTCCACCTCCTTTACTTGCAAATATCATAACTAGCATTGTTGCTGCTGCGGATACACTTGCGATGGAGTTCGACACCACAGAGTAcctattttaattataataataaaaaaaatcaatacaaacagCCGGTCAAATAAACCAAGTGAATTGATTCATTGATTTGAAGGTAAATGAAATACTTACACAAAAGCAGAGACATGATGGAATTTAGCAGTGACGGGGACATGGAAAGTAGGAAGAGTAGGAAGTAGTACAACAGGAATAATCTCGGTCTCTTTGTCCAACCCTATCAAAATAGCAGCTGTTAGAGTCACTAACAAGGCAAAACCCCTTAACATAATCTCGGGCTGGCTGAACGCAGTGCCATGATCTGTTTCCCATTCTTTCTCTTTGTTTTTCTGCACCTCTCCTATCTCCATATTATTCTGCTTTTAGGCGCTTAATTTGTTATTGACGTAATAGACTGTAGAGTGTCCTTAAAATACTTTAACATTTTGTTGCAAGTAGCTACCGGAAAGCACTAGAGAATAATAGCTTAGTTGGCGCTGTTAATATGGCAGTTGAAATTCTACAATAAACTAAATAATACAGTTGGATGATTAAAGTGGGAAAACGGCACAACGGTGGTTTGTATTGAATACAGAAGACAAGAGGTGAAGGGAGTTCAACAAAATGGGTCTACTTGTAGTAAATACAAATTGGTTGAGGAAATGGTGTAGCTAGTTTTAGTTGTGTGTGTGGGTggatttatgaatttttttattattggaaTGATTTTAGAACACTACTTATGGTACAGGATCGACCACGAATACATAGCTAGTTATGGTATAGACTCTATCGTGTTTTTTATCAACGTGTTACGTACGTTATCAAAATATAGTATGTAGGtcaaataaattaaaaacaaacatcAATGAGGTGTTCAAGTAATGGACTAATGGTTGAATAATAACTTGTGCGCTATGACTCATAAGTTTGAGTTCATCTTTCaccatttgtaatttgtattgcaTTTTTCACTCATTTAGAAAAGAAAACAAGTTAATATTTCTGTTTGTATATTCAAAGATTTATTGGGTAATAATTAATGtgcttaaaataaaatatatttgtaATTTGCATTActtttaaagaataaaaaaaagttaactTGCGATCTTTATTATCTCTCTAtgagtttttatttttctattttttaataaaaccgGAAGTTCAATCAATGTACTATAGGAAAATGTATACCCTGGATCTCATAGTCAAGAGTCCAATATTCAATTGCGATtttattctatttattttaaCTTGTCTCAAATATAATAAGTGAAATAAACTTTAGATGCGTTAAGATATGATCATCATCATCGCTAGGGCTTAAGAATGGGCTTTTCGTGATTTGTCATGTCCAGTGGCGAACTTTGAACGGTTTTATGAGGAGACCGGAACggaaaaaataaacaatatactatgtaattatacaattatacataATTTTAGGGGAGAcagtaactaaaaatacactacaaaatttTCCGGCAGGGGGGGCCAGGCCCACCCCAACCTTAACAAAGATCTGCCCCTAGTCATGTCCTACCTTAAGAAGGCTATGTTCTCTTCAATTTATTTTCACTGATTTAGGCAAACTAAGTTTAGATTAACAAGTTCATATAAAtgcagataaaataagttcggTAAAAATAAGGGGTAACCAAATTAGGGAtttcagtggggcgggtttcgtGGGAGACCCGCCCCACATAcgcccaagtaggcggggattgGGGTAGGTTTAGTGCGTGATTGGGCGGGGACgatgggtataaaaatcgtatccgctatgggtgatggggcgggtgtggattttgctTTGAACCcaccccatccccactcgctcacttcatacccgccatgggtgatggggtgatTGTTGATTTAGgtaataatataaatttaggtgagatttttaagtgtttttgttttgatttttttgttatgacggGTACTATTTTTCAATTATACATGTCACTTTAGTCATAAggtattttttttctaaagtTAAAATTTCATTACTCCACATATATGGCAAATGTTtgttaaataagaaaaattatgaGGGTATTGGCGCGGTTATGGGGTGAGGAGGAGACGGGGATGGATATATACCCAGACGAGTGGTGGGGCGGGGATGTATTTTAGTCTATACCTGTTGGGGCGGGGttggggatgaattttgtagCCGTCATGGGTAAtagggtggggatggggatgaaaattttaggtgggaaTGGGATCTACATCCGCATTCGACCCGCCCCTTTGACATCCCTAAACCAAATAcaatttatgactaaaataaattttgataagttcatatacgataagtttaggaaaaataagtggaaaacATATAAATTGAATGCCTATGATAGGATAATAGAATTGCAGCTTTAGATCGGGTGAGTTTTAACATAATCTTAAACCGAGTCTTTTAAAACCAAGTATCAACATGAGACTCAACTACCAATCTACCATAGGGATGATTGCGTTTATTACTATAAAGGTAAACATAGTGTTATTGTGGTTAAGGGTGGGCTAAAAAATAGTTAATTAGTTGGTGGCAAAATGAAAACAAAGTCCTAAAAGGTGAATAAAAAGGTGTGGATCATTCCCATaagtaaaaaaatcaaaagcttAAACCCTAAATATTAGCGCCACCGACGGCTTGAGAATCGTCTCTCCTCTCAGGTCGTCGGCGAGCGGTTAAGTGTAGTAGCTTCTTTCGTTTAGAGTGTTTTTTGGTGGAGGAGCTACCTCCGTGAGTTTCGCCGGCAAATCAAAGAAGGGTTTTCAATAGGTTGAAGAAGCTTTATTGCTTCTCTTGATCTCCTCGTCGGCGATTTTGTTTCAGTCGACTTTTCCGACCTTTGACACAAGGGATCTCTGTCAGATCGGGTTAAGCAACCTTGGTGTCCATCTCCGAAGCTTCTCTAGACACCGCCGTGGATAATCTCTCCGGTAAAGGTGAAATTTGGGGTAAGGGTTTCTAATTCGGATTAGGGGTGCTAGGTAATTAGGTTGTTTGCTCTGTTTCTGTTAGGTTTTCGGAAACCAATTAATACCTAAGTTCCTTGTCGCCGCCGTCTCGCAGTGTCGGAAAATACGCCGATCTTGACGGTAAAAGGTAAAGACTAGGTTAGAGGGTGGTGTTTGGTATTAATTTTGGCCGAATTTTAGAGGATTATGTCATTTATGTGAGTGGTGTGATCCTTGTTTTCATCCCTATTGTGTTAATTTGATTGGTTTAGTTGATTAGTTTTAATGTCAAGTTCTTCTTTAATGTTGTTGGGTAGTGTGGTTTTATGCTTTGGTGTTGGAAGTTTCCCTGTTAGAACTGTTAATTTTTGTAGCCCTTTGAGTTTTTCCCAAAATTGGTTTGTTGTTGGATGTCTTATGTGGGTATGTTCAATTTTGAGGCAAGTATGGGTTGTTCGATTGAGTTTAAGTGTTGGCCCGATTCTAATTTCAGAAGAGTTAGTTAACCTTGTTAGTGATCTTGTCCTGGGAGTTCATACTACCTATAGTGGTGGTATGTCAGGTTGTAAGGCGAAGGGAGAAGATGTGGGTGATTATGGAAGGGGGTGTTGGTGTCCACAAAGTTGGGTTATTAGGTTTAGGTTTGCGATGAGAGGTGATCTCATTGCATTCAAAATTTCTTATCCGAAGACAGCTCCCCAATGTTTGGGGGTTCATAGCTTGTCAACTAGGTTGAGTCTCTCCCGTTCCAAGGAAAGACtccatgtaccttttcaagAAGGTATAAGGTCACTGTCTCAGTTTGTTTGTAAGCATTTCACCCTGCTTACAAAGTTGGTTCAATCAATGAGTGGATTATCTATCCTTCCGTGTCTCTCTTTGTCGTTCAAGTGTCACAGGGTTTCAAGGGCTTCCTTTCGACGTCTACAAGCTTGCTTCGAGCCAAGTGAAAATGGGAATGAAGAAATGTTATGGGGCTTCATCAGTCAAGGGCTGACGATCAAAGTATTCACTGCCTTTGCGGTTTTTAAAGTTTACTGTTTATTTTGGTTTGTAAGAGCTAGTAAAGCTCTAGTAGTAGTTTGTTGTAATATGTGAACCTTTTCAATTATGTATGTTtaagcctatgtcaaaaaaaaaaaaaaaaaatattagctTAATTCTGAAAATTGCCACTTAATATTCTTAAATCGTACTACGTAAAAGAGTCTGGAGAGTGTTGCCATAGGTTTTTACTACCATAGGGATAGTTACTGAATATCAATACCATCAATCATTTGTTCCTACTAAAAGAATGGTTCATAATAACACAAACAAAACTAGGTAAGTAGGTCTTTCTTCCAACCATAAGAAATTAAAGTTCTAAGACTTTTAAGGTCTAAGTTAATATCAAGGGTCATTTTTCACAACCTATGTGGCAAGGTGGATTAACATTAAATGGATTCACTTTGGTTGAAGATTTTGATCAAGTTCCCGGCCTAAAGTCAAGTTCGTCTTAATTCTTAAGAGATAATTCAAGGAATGCACCACAAATGGTTAATATATATCATACATGAGTTAGGATATTATCCTttcattgtttttattttaaatacatCACTTCTACATTAAGTCACGCTTTATCATATttttatttctctttttttcaaCAATCTCCACTTCAAATAAAAACTCTGATATAAAGGTGGTGTAAAATAAAGTGGAGTATAATACTATTGTAATTGATTTGCATAGGAAAGTGTAATACAGTATATGGAAATGGGGAATATAGTACTGGGAAAGTGAAATACAGtacttgtttttgttttgttatgttgtgttgtgttttctatgcatttttaa contains:
- the LOC110790214 gene encoding CASP-like protein 1E2, which encodes MEIGEVQKNKEKEWETDHGTAFSQPEIMLRGFALLVTLTAAILIGLDKETEIIPVVLLPTLPTFHVPVTAKFHHVSAFVYSVVSNSIASVSAAATMLVMIFASKGGGKVGVSRLMILVADLMMVALLFSSIGGTGAIGLIGIKGNSHLQWKKICNMYAKFCHQVTASVALSLMGAIAFLLLIILTASKLHKRTSKY